A genomic window from Flavobacterium sp. I3-2 includes:
- a CDS encoding ABC transporter permease, whose translation MIGKIAWKNMWFKPLNTVLSVLLLTASVSIITVLILLQKQFEEQFSSSMDDIDLVLGAKGSPLQLVLSSVYQIDAPPGNINYLEAKKWMENPFVASAIPLAYGDNYKGYKIIGTTPDYISKYGGEVMQGQVFQKDFEVVVGYEIAQNLGLKVGDTFLGTHGDAEEGGEVHEDKPYTIVGITSKTGKILDKVILSNIESVWNMHDHDHSHEGEEVHVHAEGEEHDHDHDEMHDHEHTADCNHEHSEVTSLEGKEITAVLLKFRNKMGIVTWPRMIPQNTEMQAASPAIEINRLFSLFGVGLTALQYLAYGIMLISGISIFVALYNTLKERKFEFALLRVNGATRLQLLKLVLIESLLLCITGFVFGMIFGRIALYFISLSSEAEFKMAFNPFEFIWEKEGVLFLLTLFVGILAALIPAIKAYYLNISKTLANA comes from the coding sequence ATGATTGGGAAAATAGCTTGGAAAAATATGTGGTTCAAACCACTAAATACGGTTTTAAGCGTTTTGCTTTTAACGGCTTCGGTATCTATTATCACCGTTTTGATTTTATTGCAAAAGCAATTCGAAGAACAGTTTTCATCTTCAATGGATGATATTGATTTGGTTCTTGGAGCCAAAGGAAGTCCGTTGCAATTGGTGCTTTCTTCAGTTTATCAAATCGATGCGCCTCCCGGAAATATCAATTATTTAGAAGCTAAAAAATGGATGGAAAATCCGTTTGTCGCTTCTGCAATTCCGTTGGCTTACGGCGATAATTACAAAGGATATAAAATCATCGGAACTACACCTGATTATATTTCAAAATATGGAGGTGAAGTCATGCAAGGACAGGTTTTTCAAAAAGATTTTGAAGTGGTTGTTGGTTACGAAATCGCTCAAAATTTAGGTTTAAAAGTTGGAGATACTTTTTTAGGAACGCATGGCGATGCTGAAGAAGGTGGAGAAGTTCATGAAGATAAACCTTATACTATTGTTGGTATTACTTCTAAAACCGGAAAGATTTTAGATAAAGTGATTTTATCAAATATCGAATCAGTTTGGAATATGCACGACCACGATCACAGCCACGAAGGTGAAGAAGTTCATGTTCATGCTGAAGGAGAAGAACACGACCACGACCATGATGAAATGCACGATCACGAACATACCGCAGATTGTAATCACGAACATAGTGAAGTTACTTCTTTAGAAGGAAAAGAAATTACAGCTGTTCTTTTAAAGTTTCGAAATAAAATGGGAATTGTGACGTGGCCAAGAATGATACCACAAAATACCGAAATGCAAGCAGCTTCGCCAGCAATCGAAATCAATCGTTTGTTTTCATTGTTCGGAGTTGGTTTAACGGCTTTACAATATTTAGCTTACGGAATCATGTTGATTTCTGGAATTAGTATTTTTGTAGCACTTTATAATACTTTAAAAGAACGTAAGTTCGAATTTGCTTTATTACGTGTGAATGGTGCAACACGTTTACAACTTTTAAAATTGGTTCTGATAGAAAGTTTATTACTTTGTATTACAGGCTTTGTTTTCGGAATGATTTTTGGAAGAATCGCTTTGTATTTCATTTCACTTTCTTCCGAGGCTGAATTTAAAATGGCTTTTAATCCGTTTGAATTCATTTGGGAAAAAGAAGGTGTTTTGTTCTTACTGACTTTATTTGTCGGAATTTTAGCAGCCTTAATTCCAGCAATTAAAGCTTATTATTTAAACATATCAAAAACATTAGCAAATGCTTAA
- a CDS encoding ABC transporter ATP-binding protein, translated as MITTQNLQFSYNSKQNFSFPDLACKSGETLLITGSSGKGKTTLLHLLGGLLTPTSGSILIDETEISKLSPSKLDAFRGKNIGMVLQKSYFVEALSVLDNVILASWLATGKKAKEKAIQLLTQLDLENQIHKLPAQLSIGQQQRVNIARALINNPKVILADEPTSSLDDENAQIVAELLSNLANEHKAALIIVTHDQRLKAQFTNAINL; from the coding sequence ATGATTACAACTCAAAATCTTCAGTTTTCTTATAACAGTAAACAAAATTTTTCGTTTCCTGATTTAGCTTGCAAATCTGGAGAAACGCTTTTGATTACCGGAAGTTCAGGAAAAGGAAAAACAACATTACTTCATTTACTTGGCGGACTTTTAACGCCAACATCAGGTAGTATTCTTATCGATGAAACTGAAATATCAAAACTCTCGCCATCTAAGTTAGATGCTTTTCGTGGAAAAAATATCGGAATGGTTTTGCAAAAATCATATTTCGTAGAAGCTTTGTCGGTTTTAGATAATGTGATTTTGGCTTCTTGGTTAGCAACTGGGAAAAAGGCAAAAGAAAAAGCGATTCAACTTTTAACGCAACTCGATTTAGAAAATCAAATACATAAATTGCCAGCTCAATTGAGTATTGGTCAGCAACAACGTGTAAATATTGCTCGTGCTTTAATCAATAATCCAAAAGTGATTTTGGCAGATGAACCTACGTCAAGTTTAGATGACGAAAATGCACAAATTGTTGCAGAACTTCTTTCTAATTTGGCAAACGAACACAAAGCTGCGTTGATTATTGTAACGCACGATCAACGTTTGAAAGCACAATTTACTAACGCTATAAACTTATAA
- a CDS encoding UDP-N-acetylmuramate--L-alanine ligase, translated as MRVHFIAIGGSAMHNLALALHEKGDVVTGSDDAIFEPSKTRLQNEGLLPEQMGWFADKITSDIDAVILGMHAKADNPELLKAQELGLHIYSYPEFIFEHSKNKTRVVIGGSHGKTTITSMVLHVMHYHNRAVDYLVGAQLEGFKTMVHLTENNDFIVLEGDEYLSSPTDLRPKFHLYQPNIALISGIAWDHINVFPTFENYVDQFKIFIDKITDGGILVYNEEDATVKQIVEEATKPIRKMPYETPEYTIENGVTLLETPDGPMPIEVFGAHNLNNLAGAKWICQNMGIDEEDFYEAIQSFKGAAKRLEKIAETSSAVAYKDFAHSPSKVSATTQAVKKQYPNKKLIACLELHTYSSLNAEFLSQYEGALDAADVAVVFYSPDAVAIKKLEEISKTQIESAFNRNDLIVYTNPTEFQNFLKEQPFNDSVLLLMSSGNYGGLDFDEVQTIIS; from the coding sequence ATGCGTGTACATTTTATAGCAATTGGCGGAAGCGCTATGCACAATTTAGCATTAGCTTTACATGAAAAAGGTGATGTAGTTACCGGAAGTGACGATGCTATTTTTGAACCTTCGAAAACCCGTTTACAAAACGAAGGTTTATTACCAGAACAAATGGGTTGGTTTGCAGATAAAATAACTTCTGACATCGATGCGGTTATTTTAGGAATGCACGCAAAAGCTGATAATCCTGAGCTTTTAAAAGCACAAGAATTAGGTTTACATATTTATTCATATCCCGAATTTATTTTCGAACATTCAAAAAATAAAACACGTGTAGTTATTGGTGGTTCACACGGTAAAACAACGATTACTTCGATGGTGCTTCACGTGATGCATTACCACAATCGCGCGGTAGATTATTTAGTTGGTGCGCAATTAGAAGGTTTTAAAACCATGGTGCATTTAACAGAAAATAACGATTTTATTGTTTTGGAAGGGGATGAATATTTATCTTCTCCAACAGATTTACGTCCGAAGTTTCATTTGTATCAACCAAATATCGCTTTAATTAGCGGAATTGCTTGGGACCATATCAATGTGTTTCCAACGTTTGAAAATTACGTAGACCAATTTAAAATCTTCATTGATAAAATTACCGATGGCGGAATTTTAGTTTATAACGAAGAAGATGCAACGGTTAAACAGATTGTTGAAGAAGCTACAAAGCCAATTCGTAAAATGCCTTACGAAACTCCAGAATATACGATTGAAAATGGTGTTACACTTTTAGAAACTCCAGATGGTCCAATGCCAATTGAAGTTTTTGGAGCGCATAATTTAAATAATTTAGCCGGTGCAAAATGGATTTGCCAAAACATGGGAATCGATGAAGAAGATTTCTATGAAGCCATTCAAAGTTTTAAAGGTGCGGCAAAACGTTTAGAGAAAATTGCAGAAACTTCATCTGCTGTTGCTTATAAAGATTTTGCACATTCGCCAAGTAAAGTTAGTGCGACAACACAAGCGGTTAAAAAACAATATCCGAATAAGAAATTAATTGCATGTTTAGAATTGCATACGTATTCGAGTTTAAATGCCGAATTCTTATCGCAATATGAAGGTGCTTTAGATGCTGCTGATGTTGCAGTTGTTTTCTATTCGCCAGATGCTGTTGCTATTAAAAAATTAGAAGAAATTTCTAAAACACAAATTGAATCGGCTTTTAACAGAAACGATTTAATTGTTTATACCAATCCAACAGAATTTCAGAATTTCTTAAAAGAACAACCGTTTAATGATTCGGTTCTTTTGTTAATGAGTTCTGGAAATTACGGAGGTTTAGATTTTGACGAAGTTCAAACGATAATTTCATAA
- the radC gene encoding RadC family protein — protein sequence MDDYQDKHFSIKHWSEDDKPREKLMLKGKIALSDAELLAILIGSGSRNESAVDLCKRILASNENNLNQLGKQSIQQLLQFKGIGEAKAITIIAALELGKRRRLEEAKQLTQIKSSKDVFEHMQPLIGDLQNEEFWVLLLNNSNKIIQKIQLSKGGLTATLVDVRLLFKQALEHFATAIILVHNHPSGQLKPSEADKNITRKIADAGNVLEIKLLDHIIITEYDYFSFADDGIL from the coding sequence ATGGACGATTATCAAGATAAACATTTCTCGATAAAACATTGGTCAGAAGATGATAAACCACGAGAAAAACTCATGCTTAAAGGAAAAATTGCTTTAAGTGATGCCGAACTTTTGGCTATCTTAATTGGTTCAGGAAGCAGAAACGAATCGGCTGTGGATTTATGTAAACGTATTTTAGCTTCAAACGAAAACAATTTAAATCAACTCGGTAAACAATCCATTCAGCAATTACTTCAGTTTAAAGGAATCGGTGAAGCTAAAGCAATTACCATTATCGCAGCTTTAGAACTCGGTAAACGTCGTCGTTTAGAAGAAGCAAAACAACTCACTCAAATCAAATCAAGTAAAGATGTTTTTGAACACATGCAACCTTTGATTGGCGACTTGCAAAACGAGGAATTTTGGGTTTTACTTTTAAATAATAGCAATAAAATCATACAGAAAATCCAACTTTCAAAAGGTGGTTTAACCGCAACTTTGGTTGATGTTCGTTTGCTTTTTAAACAAGCGTTAGAGCATTTTGCAACCGCGATTATTTTAGTTCATAATCATCCTTCAGGTCAATTAAAACCAAGTGAAGCCGATAAAAATATCACCCGTAAAATTGCCGATGCCGGAAATGTTTTAGAAATCAAATTATTAGACCACATCATCATTACAGAATATGATTATTTTAGTTTTGCCGATGATGGTATTTTATGA